The genomic DNA CTTATGTCAAAAGGATTGCTTGGAGACAGAGGAAGCGAACTCCCACCAATGCGGTCTGTTTTTGATGAGTACCAATCAAGATTTCTTGTATATGACGATTCACGACGAGAAGAAGCTTGTCGCTGAGTTGGTGGCAATCTTCACCGGAGATCATGCTAAGGCACACTCACAACAACGACCAGTGTCAATATATTTGGCGTGAAgagttttctttaaattttctataaaaatctATTGACTTTTTGTAATTCTGTTTCGAGTTCTTGACCAAAAATCTATCATAACCAAGAACGTAATAAACAAACTCTAACAATCTCTCCTTCACGTATgtggaaagagagagattgaatcAACCCCTCAGCAAAACCATGAtgaaaaaagtttgaatctttcacTCATACAAgttaaaagtttgaatctttcacTCATACAAGTTTAAAAGTCAAGAGACCATATCAtactcaaaataaaaaaattatatggaaCTCAACTCACTGACCACAATTTTTAACAGCTTCgtcataaaccctaattttgtttccacaccaaaacttttttttttttttgacggaTTCTTGAGAGGCTGCACACTCATCAGTCTCTGCCGCCGCTCGATGAATCACTGATCGGTTGAGTCGGTTTCACATGTTCTTCCATGTTCCTTTGTTAGTTTAGGACAGAGGTTTAGAGATAGTATCCTCCATACTCCATTCGAGATTCGTTTTCTCGATTAGAGTAGGCATGTATTCTCTGTTACGTTATGGAAGAAGGTCTCTTGTGTTACACAAAGGGCTTAATTTGGGATTTGTTGTGCAAAAGGAATCTGCTTTTCTCAGTTCCTACTCCTCCTCTGCTAATGCTCCTGGTGGGAAGTCAAGAGATAGTCGAAAAGGTAAGAACTTTACAGTCTCTTACCTCGTTACTTCATTGGGTTTATCTAAAACCCTCGCGGAATCAATCTCAAAGAAAGTTAATTTCATGGACAAGACAAATCCGGATTCAGTTCTGAGTCTTTTTAGAAGTCATGGGTTCATAGATTCTCAGATCTCTTTCATCATTACTGATTATCCAGAATTGCTTATGGTAGATGCTAAGAATTCACTTGGTCCTAAGCTTAACTCTCTCAAGTCCAGAGGAGCTTCAAGCTCTGAGCTCACTCAGATTATTTCTACAGTTCCAAGAATCTTAGGAAAGAAGTCTATTAGTGTTTACTATGATTCTGTCAAAGACATTATAGTAGCTGATCAAAGTTCTAATTATGAGTTCCCACAGGGTCATCAGGGGAATAAAATCCGAAATGTGTCTGCTTTGAGAGGTTTAGGCATGCCTCAGAGGTTGTTGTTACCTTTGCTCGTCTCCAAGTCACAGCCTGTGTGTGGGAAAGAAAACTTTGATGCATCACTCAAGAAGGTTGTTGAGATGGGTTTTGATCCAACTACCTCAAAGTTTGTTCTGGCTTTGCGTATGCTTTACCAAATGAGCGAGAAAACGATTGAAGAGAAAGTTGAAGTCTATAGAAGTGTAGGTTTTAGCGTTGATGATGTATGGGAAATTTTCAAGAAGACTCCTTCGGTTTTGAaagtctcgaagaagaagatattgaaCTCTTTTGAGACGTTTTTAGGGTTAGGATATAGCAGAGCTGAGTTTCTGATGGTGGTCAAGCGTTATCCTCCTTGCATTGAATATTCTCTAGAGTCGATTAAAAGGAAGAGTGAGTttctggtgaagaagatgaattggCCACTAAGTTCCTTGGTTTTGCACCCTCAGGTGTTTGGATACAGCATGGAGAAGAGGATTATACAAAGGTGTAACGTACTCAAAGCTCTCTTGTCGAAAGGACTGCTCAAAAAGGGAAGTGAACTACCTTCAGTGTCCTCTGTTTTGTCATGTACCGATGAAATATTTATACACAGATATGTGACGAAGCACAACGAGCTGGTGCCTGTGCTGATGGCTATCTTCAATGAAGGTCGCAGTGCTCCATAGATCAGAACAGAAGGCACATCTACAACAATGAGAAATACCAAGGTTTGTTCTTATTCTGTTGTTGTCAGCTTTAGGATTGTCAATGAATATATTGATGTAGCAATGGGAGGCAAATGAAAAGCTTTTGTTAATGTATCTATGAAACTCCAATTTGTACTTTTGTCATCTCAGTTTGACCTGGATCCAACCTTTTAATCTCTTTACAATTAAGAAGCTTTAGCTGGAATAAAAGTGGATCCTGATTGAAAATTTGAATGGTCGTTGTTAGAACCTTTCTTGTAATTGATCCAACCTGTTAAGCTATATGTAAGTGTTCCTTCTTGGTTGTGTGTTTTGTAAGAACATGACTCGCAGAAACGAAAGGGTTTTGTTGTCTGGTGATAGGATTCTTTCTTAGGAATTAGAAATTGTTTTATAGCAAGTAACAGAGAAGTAATTTCATCAAAGGCTGAAGAGTCGAGTTAATTAAGTAGCTTTGCTTAAACTCAAGGTAAATCCTAATTATGGATTCCCTTATAAGTTATGTCGCTGTGAGAACCTTTCTTGTAGCTGGTGGATTAAGTAACTCAAATTAGAAGTTGGAAAATGAATGTAGTTCATTTGCTTTTAAAATAAGAGATTTAGAGGCGTAAGAGATTCCTTCCGAGTTAtaatatatcacaaaaataGTATAGAATTAATCGGATATCACAATCCATCCATAGTACTAGCCTACTAGGTGGATAGATAAAATTGCAATTGATTCTCGCAAGAGGTGTTACTATAGTATCATGTTGACATCTTGGTACGTATGACCATTAGTTGTAATTTGACTAATGCATTTAAGCATGTATATATTTCTTGTAAGAAATGCACACGtatcttaattaatatatgcgtatagagtgtgtgtgtatatatagaggCTATGATTTGGTTAGAAGAACACAACACAACTcaccacaaacaacacacaatttaatccaaaatatattaaaaaaacaaaaaaacaaagatgaatgcCACAACGTTTGTTGTGCTTCTCGTGATTGGCGTTTTGTGCGCCAATGTCAGGGCAAGGGTGGACGTAGATGAGTCCAAAGAGACCAAATTAGGCACCTCTATGTCAAAATCTGCTACTAAAGGCATTGGAGCTGAGCTTTCTGTAACGGCCCAAACTAACAGCACTTCTTATGGCACTGGCTATGCTAGTGTTACTAAGAGTCCCAAAGGTCCAAGCGCGTTTTCAGACGGAAACGGCTACACAGATACCAATGGAGCTGTCTCAGCGCGAGGTCGCAACGCAAACGCTTCTTCTACCAGTGGTTCTGCCGCTCGAGGTAGTGCTGCAGCTGCAGCGGATCGCAGAGGTGCTGCTGCCCGTGGAAACGGTTCCGCAGGTTCCTCTTCCACTGCGAGGGGCCGCACCactgacaagaagaagaagaagaagaagtgcgACAAAGATAAAAAACGATGTGATTGAGCGTGAGGTGATCATAATGCTCATTGCTCAAACCAATTATATATATCGCACAAACTCACAATCTCTCttgtattcataaataaaacagaGATTGATCATTGTCACCTTTAATTACATCATGAAATGCTACTTTTACTGTGTAAtgtcttatcatataaataaaataaatgcaGTTAATTACGACCTTATATAataatcttcttcaatcttaagTAATGGTAgcaacaataaagaaaaaacagaacactATGTACAATTGTGGTATTTGTTGAATAAAGAGGTTTTGGAATGTGGTAGTGTGAATAGTTTTAAGCATCCAAAGAAACAAGCCAATGGCATAGTTCGAGATGATTAATCAACTTCGGAAAATGATAAAGGGAGGGACACTATAtccttttattttactttaaccATAAACCGATAACACTAGCTTTGTTACAAAAAATCTCAAAGTATAAAAGTCATGATGATGAAGACCCTTCTTTAAGCTTCACACTCACATCCCCTACATGGTCTAGAAAGGTGTAAAGGATGGAATAACACTCAAACGCTTCCAATCCTTGTACTCTTCTGATTGTGTTCCTCTCGGCATTGTAGTAGAAAACGTAGAAAGGCTTCTCTATATAGGAAAATGAAAACACAATTTCGTTTGTGAGAGTCACTCCAACAACGCGTAAACTTGTGAATGACCCAACAGTATTCGACCAAAAAGCAGGCAATTGATATATATGCTCCGACCACTCATGCTTTTCAAAATCTTGTAGAACCCGCAGCTTAATACTTGTACAACTTCCATTGAGACGATTATTATTCCATTGATGAGACCCACGTGAAGCTAATTTACCATTGTAGTTAATCAGATGTGAACAATCTGAGTTAGTGTCTTCAAAAAATCTGAACTTCTCTGATTTCAAATCAAAGAGAACGATTATGCATTGGCTTGAAAACGTACGGAAGGCTGGATAATACAGAACACCGTCGATGCATACATGGTTATATTCATGATAAAGATGATAGGGTATGCAACATTTGATCACTTTCCATGAGGGTTCTCGAGTTCCTAATGTCAGAACTTGATGCTCCTCCGAGCTTTTCATTCCATAATCATTCTTCCAGGTCATGGACAAGTTTATCTATAGGCTCATACCCTAAATAGCTCATCGTTCCAGTCCCCTTACTCGTCTTGAGTTTGATTTTGGGTAAGGGCAAAGATTTTCCCGTGCTGGGGTTACATATCACCGAGACATTATGCTCCTTTCCCATTAAAATCCGATCATCTCCAAGAAACATCAATCCTCTGACAGAAGTACATCTTTCAAATAAAGTTGCATAATACGGAATTTTCATAAGATAACTGGCGGCTAAAGGAGAGGAGGAGTTGTTGTCATCAAGATTTTGAGGCTGAggtgaggagaagaagaacacgtGTTTGTTTTTTCGGCAAGCAAACAATAGGTTCGGGCGAGCCAAAGATCTGGTCAAGAACAACTCCGTGAAGTAAGGGAGGCAGAGACTAGAAGCCCAAAGCTTCGATACGCAGCGACATCTTGACATGGATTTCGCCGGCAGTCTTGAACATATCTCGACAATTAGGTCAACTGGTAACGGTTCTACACTATTGCTTGAGGTCTTGGATCGCGTATTGCGTCCGGTGACGGCGACAAGATCCTCCTCCGAGACGTTTTGCTGCTCTGTTTTCATGGCGGAGGTCACTCTAGTTAAAAACCCTAGATTGCTAATCACAGTCAAATCCCGGCTCCACAGGGATACCAGATGACGAAGCAATCTTCACAAGTGAAAACCCTAGAGTGCGCGTTACACGGGATTCTTTAAAGttacttcttccttttttgttcGTCGTGATCAATTTGTTAGATGAATTGAATTTgagatattatatatagtagaagatattatatactttttttttaatttaatttaaatatcccGAAGGTGATGAAAAAGTGTAATGTACTCAAAAGCTCTTAAGTCGAAAGGACTGCTTAGAAAGGGAAGTGAACTACCGTCAGTCTCCTCTGTTTTGTACTTTTGTCATGTACCGATGGCTATCTTCAATGAAGGTCGTAGTGCTTCATAGATCAGAACAGAAGGCATATCTACAACAATGAGAAATGCCAAGGTTTgttcttattttgttgttgttagctTTAGATTtgtcaataaatattttaatgtggcAATTGGATTCAAAAGAAAAGCTTTTGTTAATATATCTATGAAGAAGCACcactttgtgtgtttttttttttttttaattctcatttTGACCTGGAGCCAACCTGTTAATCTATTTTCCGAGTCATTGGACTCTTCAACGTtattactaaaaacaaaaacgccAGCTAGGTGTAAGTGAATGAGTTCATGATATGTCTTAAGTGCTCCATGGATACATTGGCACTTTTTGTTACGAGCTGCTAAGAGAGTCGTGCCACGTTCAATATCCTTGTAATATATGAGAGTGTCTGTGCCTGCGAGTATAAAGATACAACAATTTTCCGCTGCTCTTTTGGGTTCAATTAAGAAGCTTTAGTTGGAATCAGAGAAGTTTAATGGTTGTTGTTAGAACCTTTCTTATATTTGGTAAACTGTTAAAAAATGAGTTGTTTTcaggttaaaaaaacaaaaaaaaaagggggcaCTTCTTGACCTCTAGAGTAGATCTACACTGAGAGTCCGATGTTGGAAAATGATTTTTGCTCATTTGCATTAAAAATTAGGGATTTAGAGGCCTAATAGATTCGCTTTCAAGTTTGTATAATAATAGTATAGTATTAATCGGATATCACAATCTATCCATAATACTAGGTGGTTAGATAATATTGCAATTGATTCTCGCAAGAGGTGTTAATATAGTATCATGTTGACATCTTGGTATGACCATTAGTTGTAATTTGACTAATGCATTTAAGCATGTATATTTCTTGTAAGAAATGCACACGtatcttaattaatat from Camelina sativa cultivar DH55 chromosome 7, Cs, whole genome shotgun sequence includes the following:
- the LOC104705175 gene encoding transcription termination factor MTERF2, chloroplastic-like; translation: MYSLLRYGRRSLVLHKGLNLGFVVQKESAFLSSYSSSANAPGGKSRDSRKGKNFTVSYLVTSLGLSKTLAESISKKVNFMDKTNPDSVLSLFRSHGFIDSQISFIITDYPELLMVDAKNSLGPKLNSLKSRGASSSELTQIISTVPRILGKKSISVYYDSVKDIIVADQSSNYEFPQGHQGNKIRNVSALRGLGMPQRLLLPLLVSKSQPVCGKENFDASLKKVVEMGFDPTTSKFVLALRMLYQMSEKTIEEKVEVYRSVGFSVDDVWEIFKKTPSVLKVSKKKILNSFETFLGLGYSRAEFLMVVKRYPPCIEYSLESIKRKSEFLVKKMNWPLSSLVLHPQVFGYSMEKRIIQRCNVLKALLSKGLLKKGSELPSVSSVLSCTDEIFIHRYVTKHNELVPVLMAIFNEGRSAP
- the LOC104703801 gene encoding UPF0540 protein At1g62000-like, encoding MNATTFVVLLVIGVLCANVRARVDVDESKETKLGTSMSKSATKGIGAELSVTAQTNSTSYGTGYASVTKSPKGPSAFSDGNGYTDTNGAVSARGRNANASSTSGSAARGSAAAAADRRGAAARGNGSAGSSSTARGRTTDKKKKKKKCDKDKKRCD
- the LOC104705176 gene encoding F-box protein DOR-like, which translates into the protein MKTEQQNVSEEDLVAVTGRNTRSKTSSNSVEPLPVDLIVEICSRLPAKSMSRCRCVSKLWASSLCLPYFTELFLTRSLARPNLLFACRKNKHVFFFSSPQPQNLDDNNSSSPLAASYLMKIPYYATLFERCTSVRGLMFLGDDRILMGKEHNVSVICNPSTGKSLPLPKIKLKTKKFRFFEDTNSDCSHLINYNGKLASRGSHQWNNNRLNGSCTSIKLRVLQDFEKHEWSEHIYQLPAFWSNTVGSFTSLRVVGVTLTNEIVFSFSYIEKPFYVFYYNAERNTIRRVQGLEAFECYSILYTFLDHVGDVSVKLKEGSSSS